One Fibrobacter sp. UWP2 genomic region harbors:
- the prfA gene encoding peptide chain release factor 1, which yields MKDKARKLIEKYEELESELGNPDVLADQARYNKIHKQYKGIEKAVLKAKEFLKMTNDLEECKAALGDSDPDIVAMAKEEISEIEKKLPAVTDELQILMVPKDPWDYRNATLEIRGGTGGDESALFAGDLFRMYRGYCEKMGWKMTVQDASEGTVGGYKEIRVFIEGDSVYGTLKFESGVHRVQRVPETEAQGRVHTSAATVAILPEAEEVDVEIREADIHMDTYRSSGAGGQYINKTDSAVRLTHIPTGVVVSCQTERSQLQNRLHAMEMLRSKILDEVIAKKEKEEAASRKALVGTGDRSAKIRTYNYPQNRVTDHRIGLTVYNLDKVVTGDLDEIISGLQMANAQEKLGKFSA from the coding sequence ATGAAAGACAAAGCGCGCAAATTAATCGAAAAGTACGAGGAACTGGAATCCGAACTCGGCAATCCCGACGTTTTGGCGGACCAGGCCCGTTATAACAAGATTCACAAGCAGTACAAGGGTATCGAGAAGGCGGTCCTCAAGGCGAAAGAGTTTTTGAAGATGACAAACGACCTTGAGGAATGCAAAGCCGCCCTCGGCGATAGTGATCCCGACATTGTGGCGATGGCCAAGGAAGAAATCTCGGAAATTGAGAAAAAGCTCCCCGCCGTCACCGACGAACTGCAGATCCTCATGGTGCCCAAGGACCCGTGGGATTACCGCAATGCTACCCTTGAAATTCGCGGCGGCACGGGCGGCGACGAGTCGGCGCTGTTTGCGGGCGACCTGTTCCGCATGTACCGCGGCTACTGCGAAAAGATGGGCTGGAAGATGACGGTTCAAGATGCCAGCGAAGGCACCGTGGGCGGTTACAAGGAAATCCGCGTGTTTATTGAGGGCGACAGCGTCTATGGCACGCTTAAGTTCGAGAGCGGCGTGCACCGCGTACAGCGTGTGCCCGAAACTGAGGCGCAGGGCCGCGTGCACACCTCTGCCGCCACTGTGGCCATACTCCCCGAGGCCGAAGAAGTGGACGTGGAGATCCGCGAAGCCGACATCCACATGGACACCTACCGCAGTAGCGGCGCCGGTGGCCAGTACATCAACAAAACAGACTCCGCCGTGCGACTCACGCATATCCCGACGGGCGTGGTAGTGAGCTGCCAAACCGAACGTAGCCAGCTGCAAAACCGCCTGCACGCCATGGAAATGCTCCGCTCCAAAATTTTGGACGAGGTCATCGCGAAAAAAGAAAAAGAAGAAGCCGCTAGCCGCAAGGCGTTGGTGGGCACCGGCGACCGTAGCGCCAAAATCCGTACGTACAATTACCCGCAAAACCGCGTGACCGACCACCGCATTGGCCTCACGGTCTACAACCTCGACAAGGTCGTGACCGGCGACTTGGACGAGATTATCTCTGGCTTGCAAATGGCAAACGCCCAAGAGAAACTCGGCAAGTTCAGCGCATAA
- the prmC gene encoding peptide chain release factor N(5)-glutamine methyltransferase, translating into MTNASNKPMTVLEILNRTKAFFEKKGVPDPLLDAQYIISHGLGMKSRMDLYLNFEKPLTPAELDTLRPLVARRANREPLQHIVGDTSFRGFVIKCDTRALIPRPETEELVDMAKKLLEGNVNPLIVDVGTGTGAIAIACAKEIEGSRVIATDVSADALALARENAAANELADGPKTADSAGGTNQTSLANGLSFYEGDLLQALPPSTQKIDCLIANLPYIPDGEKENLQPEVAKFDPALALFGGADGLDLVRKLLKQTEGRMAPAAPILLEIGSEQAAVLEAEAANYPWLEFVASHKDYCGNIRFVSYRARS; encoded by the coding sequence GTGACTAACGCAAGCAACAAGCCCATGACGGTTCTCGAGATTTTGAACCGCACCAAGGCGTTCTTCGAAAAAAAAGGCGTGCCCGACCCTCTGCTCGACGCGCAGTACATCATTAGCCACGGGCTCGGCATGAAGAGCCGCATGGACCTCTACCTGAATTTCGAGAAGCCGCTCACGCCGGCGGAACTCGACACGCTCCGCCCGCTGGTGGCCCGCCGCGCCAACCGCGAACCGCTGCAGCACATTGTGGGCGACACCAGCTTCCGCGGGTTCGTCATCAAGTGCGACACCCGTGCCCTCATCCCGCGCCCCGAAACCGAGGAACTCGTCGACATGGCGAAAAAGCTTTTGGAGGGCAACGTGAATCCGCTCATTGTGGATGTGGGTACGGGCACCGGTGCCATCGCCATTGCCTGCGCAAAAGAGATCGAGGGCTCCCGCGTGATTGCCACCGACGTCTCCGCCGACGCGCTCGCGCTTGCCCGCGAAAACGCCGCGGCGAACGAACTTGCGGACGGCCCCAAAACGGCTGACTCCGCGGGCGGTACAAACCAAACGTCTCTCGCCAACGGGTTGTCTTTTTACGAGGGCGACTTGTTGCAGGCGCTCCCGCCAAGTACACAAAAAATCGACTGCCTCATTGCGAATCTCCCGTACATCCCCGACGGCGAAAAAGAGAACCTCCAGCCCGAGGTCGCCAAGTTCGACCCGGCGCTCGCCCTGTTTGGCGGTGCCGACGGCCTGGACCTGGTGCGCAAGCTTTTGAAGCAGACCGAGGGCCGCATGGCACCCGCTGCTCCCATCCTTTTGGAAATCGGTTCAGAACAGGCCGCCGTGCTGGAGGCCGAGGCTGCCAACTACCCGTGGCTGGAATTTGTCGCGAGCCACAAGGACTATTGCGGCAATATCCGTTTTGTGAGTTACAGGGCGCGTTCCTAA